The following are encoded together in the Pseudomonadota bacterium genome:
- the tsaD gene encoding tRNA (adenosine(37)-N6)-threonylcarbamoyltransferase complex transferase subunit TsaD encodes MKILGIETSCDETAAAIIEAKGDKIRVLSNLISSQVDIHRRFGGIVPEVAAREHLKNILPIIDQARGDISWSEIDYLAVTSGPGLITSLIVGVETAKTLSYSQQIPLIAVNHLEAHLLANFLNHQIKLPALGLIVSGGHTQLILIRKIGDYQIIGQTLDDAAGECFDKVAKLLNVGYPGGPIIEKLAKNGKPTAVNFPRPLIDKANYNFSFSGLKTSVLYFSQQSGFKKYKTADICASFQQAVVDVLVSKTVRAAKTYKVKTVMLAGGVAANKKIRNGLKNMINRELKQVKFFVPEFRLCTDNALMIAVVGYFRAQQKIITPYNKLKADPNWQLD; translated from the coding sequence AGGAATTGAAACATCCTGCGATGAAACAGCTGCCGCCATAATCGAGGCTAAGGGGGATAAGATTAGGGTATTATCTAATTTAATTTCCTCTCAGGTTGATATCCATCGCCGGTTTGGAGGAATAGTCCCGGAAGTGGCTGCCCGGGAGCATCTTAAGAATATTTTACCCATAATCGACCAGGCCCGAGGAGACATTAGTTGGTCAGAAATAGATTATCTGGCCGTAACTAGTGGTCCCGGGCTGATTACTTCCCTAATAGTGGGGGTAGAAACAGCCAAGACCTTGTCCTACAGCCAACAAATCCCCCTGATCGCCGTTAATCACCTGGAGGCCCATTTGTTGGCCAATTTTCTTAATCATCAGATCAAACTACCAGCTTTAGGCCTTATTGTTTCTGGTGGACATACCCAACTAATCCTGATCAGGAAAATTGGTGATTACCAGATTATTGGCCAAACTTTAGATGACGCCGCCGGGGAATGTTTCGATAAAGTGGCCAAATTACTAAATGTTGGTTATCCGGGAGGGCCGATTATCGAGAAGCTGGCCAAAAATGGTAAACCGACGGCCGTCAATTTTCCCCGACCATTAATCGATAAAGCAAATTATAATTTTAGTTTTTCTGGATTAAAAACTTCTGTTTTATATTTTAGCCAACAGTCCGGCTTTAAAAAATATAAAACCGCTGATATTTGCGCCAGCTTTCAACAAGCGGTTGTAGATGTATTGGTTAGTAAAACTGTCCGGGCCGCTAAAACCTACAAAGTAAAAACGGTAATGTTGGCCGGTGGAGTTGCTGCTAATAAAAAAATAAGGAATGGATTAAAAAATATGATTAATCGGGAATTAAAACAAGTTAAATTTTTTGTTCCGGAATTCCGCCTCTGCACTGATAATGCCTTAATGATAGCCGTCGTCGGGTATTTCAGGGCTCAGCAAAAAATAATTACTCCTTATAACAAGCTTAAAGCCGACCCTAATTGGCAACTTGACTGA